TCCTGCTGACGTTGGGAAGCAGGCGTGGCTTGCGCCACCGAGGTCCCCAAGGACGGTTCCAGTTTCTCACATCGGCCTGGCAATGTGTCAGTAGGTGTCTTCGGGTGAGATTTGAGGAGGGACAGGCTGGATTTGTGATAGCTGTTTACAGACAAGGTGCTGTGAAGAGGTTTGAACAGGGTGTCTTTGCTAAATATCTCTTTCCTCTTGTCCAAGCTGCTGGGCTCGGCACCATGGTGCTGGACGAGGCGTCCGTTGGCGATCCCTTCAGCCACTCCTCCCGAAGCAGCGGGGCCCCCACCTGGCCCTTTTGGTGACTCCTCCTTGTGTCCTACAGGCTCCCTGGAGGAGTGGGGGACCTGCCTATCAGATGAGGAGAGCTTTTTCACCCCTTCTACCAAAGTCAGAGTGTCATGGTCCTCCTTGTTCTTTCCCAGAGGTGATGGTGCCGTGAGCACTGTCTCACTAGAGGTGTTGCACTGGAAATAGTCATCTGTGGCTGTTTTTGTTGGACAAGAGTTGAGTTCGCCATAGGACGGCAAACTCTCAGGTGGTTTGCCTGGCTCCAAAAGGCTACAAGCGCTGGATGGTTCCTTGCTCCCACTGACTATCTCTGGAATACACACCTCTTTATAGCTTGTGGACGAAATGTGAGCCCTTTGGTGACCAACAGTCTGTGCAGGCCTTAAAGTACTGTCGTCAATGTAGGATTGACTGGGGGTCTGGTCGTCTTGGCTGCAGCCTTCAGCCAGGTCTTCTGGCGTCCCTAGAGAAGAAGCACCCAGAGGGCCTTTGGAGTTATCCATGGACCTGGATCTCTCCTTGGCTTTGTTGGATCTCTCATTCCTGGACCTCCGGTCCTGGGTATGGCTGTGGCTTCGGTGCACTTTTGAGTGGGAGCTTCCCCTAGAAGGTTCAGGAAAAGGCATCTCAGTTCTCCTTTTGGCCAATTCACCAGACACATCCCATTCTGGTGTCATGGGGAAGTGGGACTCCAGCACGTTGGTGTTGCTGTGCATGATAAAGTTATCTCCTTTGTGTTCAATGATGAAGCAGCCCTCCCTGGGCACCCTGGAAAGAGGATCACAGAAGTCATACTCTCTTTCACCTGGGATATCCAGATGTGAACCGTCGGAGGGGTCTCCTTTAGACACTCGTGTCTTGCTGTGAGACCGCGACTTTCCATGGGACTTCCGATGAGTCCTACTCTTTTTACTCCTTCCGCTGTGATGGGCAGAGGACCCGGCTTTACTCCTCTGGGCTTTTTCCTCTTCCAGTTTCTTCATGAGCGCCGTGTGCCGCATGACATTTTCCACGGTCAGGTCTGGGTTAATGCGCCTAATGATTTCCATCTCTACCTCCCGGGGGATCGTAGCTGGCGTGTCCTCGTCTCGCAGGGGCCACTCTTCAGGAGGAAACTGGGCAGAAAAATTGGCCAGCTGTTTGCTcttgtcttttttaaaacttagccggAATAACTTGAGCCCGAATTTTTTTGACTGCTTTTCACTATCTTTAGGTTTTGAGAGAGTTTCTGTCTTATAGGAAAAATTTACAGTACTTTTGCTCTTTTCAGTGGGTGGCACCTGGCACAGAGAAGGGGGGCAGTAAGGGTCTTTGCAGTCCTTGGCAGACTTCCTCTGCAGGGTGGGTGCATGCGTGCTGTGCACGTCTTCTCTGCAGCAGTGGCAAGAGTCGCAGTGGTTTCGGGGCAATGTCCTTTCCCTGACACAGCCTGAGGCAGAGGGCGTGATGGTCCCGGGTTGCGGAGAGGTGCACTGAGACCGGTCAGGTATCCTCTCGTCCAAATGGTACCATTTACTGTTAGTTCTTATGAGGGAAGGAGTTATGAAATAAGTCTGCGGGGTCACGATGAAGTAGCCATCTGGAGTTGGGTAGATTTTCCTCTCCCGCACCAGCGTGTTCAGCGTGTGCCGCAGAATTTCTTGGCTTGGGGTTGgaacacctgaaaaaaaaaaacaaaagaaaacaaaacaacaaaaaaaaatccacttgtgAGAATGAAGACAGAACATGTTGATTCCTGATTTCCAGGATCCTATTCATTCGCCAAGATGCCAAGTACCATGACATGGCTAGGATGCACTATTCAGACAAAGGTGTTCATTAAGTTCAGTGCAAATCCTCGCCTTCTTGGATAACTCCTAAATTACTACCCACAGAATGAGCAGATATAAAAGCTGTGAAGACAGAGATGGAAGTTAGGTGGAGACAGATTGCTACTGTTGTTACCTGTTgtttgaaagaaagaatatttttaaatgagagaaaaatgaaaaatcttttcCATAATATGATATGAAAGCAACTAGAGAAGCAGAGTGGAAGTATCTACCTTGATATTAAAAAACACATCTAACATACATGGAGGCTACCACAGAGGAGTTGCTGTATATGCTCTTTGTTAAAGATTATACTTAATAAACTTAATTTTGTGAATTATATAAAAGGGCAGCTAGACTTGACTACTGTTTATGATGTACCCTCCAATTTTGGAGTCATCGCCTTCCATTTGGAAACTGACTGCAGCACGGGTAAAATTCATGTAAGAATGTTCTCCTTTTTGGCGTCAGTCAGTAAGATGAAGGtggtttttctaatttctaacCAAAGCGCCCTAATAAATACACGAGTGAAGGCTTTGACACTCTATATCTGTTTGTCCAAAACTGCCATATTGGCTAGAATAGAAACACCAGATAAAAATGATGAAAGCTTCTTTGTATGACTgatcattgttttcaaagggtttttGTGCATGTTTATGCCTCGTCTACCTTAAGAGACAGAATTAAGAGTATAAATTCTTAAGAGAGTTTAACTTCTCCAGGCTCCAGCCCACTTACTTCATTTCTTGGGTATTCTTCATTtctcagtgccaggcacataaagGGTGATAATACTTAGAAGATTGATCTGAAATCGGTCAGGTTGAATTGTATGAAACTGCCAATATGTAACCATCTGACTCACAAAAATAGCAGTTTCATGTGGTTCAGCCTAACACGAATAAGGCAGTGGAAGGTGGAGACCAAAAGGCTGGGGCCAGGCTGCTGGATTGAAACCCTTGCTCTGTCATTGCTAGCTGGCGTCACTGGTTGAATTACGCACTCCCCATCCCAATTTGTATGTCAAAATCCTAACCCCTAATACCCTTttaaatatgaccttatttggagaaagggtctttagagtcaagttaaaatgaggtcattagagcGGTCTCTAATCTAATACGGCTGATGTCCTTCTTCTGAAAAGGGGAAAGCTGGAGACAGAAAGGCACAGAGGGAAGACACCGAGGAGACACAGAGAAGGTGGCCATTCATAAGCAGAGGACGGGGGCTCACAGCTCTCAGAAGGACAACCAAGCCTGCTGAGATCGTGATtctggacttctggcctccagaactgtaggaCAATAAACGTTGGTTGTTTGAGCCACCTGCACTCTGTGACAGCAGTCCCAGGAAATGAAGACAGCTGGCGCCACCTGAGGcagctcagcctctctgagccttcatttACTGTCATCAAAAGGTGGACAGCAATAGTACCTGGAGCCACAGGGCTGAGGTGAAAGGAGTTTAGTGTGTGTGGAGCAGGGCACGGCACACAgagagtgctcaataaatatcagctgGGAGTTAGCCTCCACTTCGGGTCGGGACTCACAGAAAACCAGATTGCCTTCAAACAACGATGTGCACCAACCTAGAACACCTGGGTGAGCTGAGCTGCTTCAACTCCCCAAGTCCTTCCACAGCAGGAAATCCAGGTATTAGAAATGGCCTGGAATTCTCAAGAGGAGAAAATCCATGAATGCGAGGTAACATACACACCCATTTGCGTTACCATCTTCAGAAGGCATCCTTAGTGACCAAGGCAGAAAAGGTAGCATTGTTGATAGATAATGTGttaatatcattatttaatttttgagtcGCATGGTTTCCTTTTAGTCTAATACTTTACTTCTGGTAAACTAACATTAGTTTTTATACAAATGATTTTAAGACCAATAataacaaaatttgttttttaattttataatactttctgtacaaaatagaaatgaatttttttctttcttttttttcttttttctttgagacagggtctcacccttgctcaggctggagtgtagtgacaagatctcagctcactgcagcctcaacttccccaggctcaggtgatcctcccacctcagcctctcgagtagctgggatgacagacacacaccaccacacctgagtaatttttatattttttgtagagatggggtttctccatgttgcccaggctggtctcgaactcctgggctcaagcgatcttcccacctctgcctcccaaagtgccttcCACTGAATAACTTCAGGGGACACCACTGACACAGTATATACCTTCTGAGATGGGGCACACCTCTGAACCACAGTCTCACGAATGATGCCCACTGTTATTGTTTAGCACAGTAATCAAGATAGCAAGCCCATGTTTAAAACCGACCACATCTTAAATGGTAGCATACTTTCAGTCAACAATGTGACAAACTTCCTCAAAAACTCGTAAGGTTCATTTATAAGTATTCATGATTGACCAGTTTACCATGGCTCCTAATAAGGGAAAGCTGAGGTATGCATGATAAAAATAGCTATTACTATAAagcaaaagtttaattttattatagAATTTGCTGACTGTAGGTCTTCCAAATGATGATCTTAGGAAACTCATAAAGCTATTAATATATAGAATCATGACTACAATGCAATCATCTTTACTTACAATTAAAAACAAGTTCTCTGGTGGTTctcaaatgaaagaataaaaagaaaaatagaggaaaaaatagagaaacaatttTCTATTTCCATAGAGTATTTGTGCTTAAATTTTCTTATGTCTTGGGTTTCCAGGTATATCAATCAAATAATGTTTAATTTGATAATGCACACTAGAAACATTCTTTGCCCCCGTCCAATCCATTTTCCATGCTATGACCTGAGACTTTTCAGACTTAACTGAAAGTTGCTTATGTTTATGATTATGGTTTTATTATTAAGCCCTAGTATACTGACTGATCATCTATGAAATTCAGGGTTCTACCAGAACTCTGTAGGGTTGACCTGAGAAAGTGATGGTTGTGATGGATATTTAACATTTGCATACTCCACTACTTCCAAATTCAACTCTGAAAGTTTATCATGAATTCAGATGTTGAGGGcttaaagaacaaaaatacacTTTACATCCTAACAGGACTGAACCTGACCTCTTCCACACctttacatttttcaaagcaaaaataactatttaaaaacacTGCATGACACTGTGATCTACTTGGACCTacgtattgcttttttttttttttttttttttttttttttttttgagataacatctcactctgtcacccgagctggagagaagtggcacaatcttggctcactgcaacctctgcccctcaggttcaagtgattattgtacctcagccacccaagtagctgggattacaggcacatgccaccacgcctggctaatttttgtattttcagtagagatgggttttaccatgttggccaggttggtctggaactcctgacctcaagtgatctgcccacctcagcctcccaaagtgctgggattacaggtgtgagccaccacaatcaGCCTCTATGTATTGCTTTAGTCCTGCAAATCTGACAAACTGTCAGAACAGAGAGCACGTGGACCTGTTCTATATGATAAGCACTTTTAAGTGAAACCCTTTAATGAGCCTCATTAGATTATTCTTGTTTGTGAAGAACGCTGGCTGAAGAAGAATTCGATAAGAGCTGACATAAGGAGAGGAATGGGAGACAGAACACAGTGTATGTAATATTAATATTCTCCAGCAATCTCTAAAGTCAAGTTCAGCTCCATACGTAGCCTTATAGGTCTATCTCTGTGTCCCTGAAGACCAGCCTTCCTCCCAGAAAGATTCAGTTGTAACAGCTTAACAGGTACCAGACCAATTTAAATGATCATTCTGGATGAATGGATGTgtagttatttagaaatatgagaAGCAAGTATTATTCtttataaaccttttaaaaatattcttgattCTGTAATGGAAACTGATAGATAAAAGTTGTTGAGTTGGTTTTCAAGAATTCAGCcaactttttttcacttttatagaAAAGTGATTAAAAGGTTTAAGTTTTGATGTATCAGAAATTTTTACTAGAAGACTTTTCACTAAACTTTCTTTAGAATATGGATacccaaaacaagaaaagaagccAAATTCTAGACTATACTTTTGattcataaaatatacattaaatatgagattcaaatattttaataatactttggctcaaaaactttatttttcagtagTAAGATATAAAAGAACTAAATACTTtattcttgtctttaaaaaacaaaaaatataaatatgatctTTAAATCCCTCCAGAGTTTTAGCACTGTCATGAAAATATGATTTTCAAGTAGAATTTAAAGGGTTaggttttctaaaatattttcttctgctataGCTTAAGTGATAGCAAaagacagaccaaaaaaaaaaaaaagcgaaggaaggaaaggaaaggagaaagggagcgaagaagaaaggaaacaaggcaggcaggcaggaaacaAACTTtgatattttatgaaatacaGTTTAAAATCTGGAGCTATTGCAGAACATAACTTTCGATAGTTACCACCATGCCCTAGCCCAGGGGTCAGcatactttttctgtaaagaaccaCGTAGAAAATATGTTAGGCTTTTAGCCATACGACCTCCATTGccactactcaactctgccactatTGCAGAGAAAGATCATTCATGAGCAAATGGGCacggctgtgttccaataaaactttatttacaaaaacaggtggtgggccaCACTAGGCCTGCAGGTTAGCAAACTCCTGTGCTAGACTCGGGTTTGTATAGTGTCCCTGCAAACTTCTGAGGCTGACCAATGAGTCATCAGTGTCACACAGAAGAAAAAGCTCCTCCGTCTCTCTGAAAACCAGGGCCTTGGGATTTAAGTGCCCTTGCCATAAAAGCTAGCAAAACAGTTATTCTTTCAAGTACAAATGACCTATGGATTACTCCACAAAGCATTCCAAGTTAGTGATATTGTTATCAGCTGCTTGGCAGTGAGGAGCTTCTTACTATTACACACTGGCTGTATGTTCTTTCCATTCTTTATAGCCCAAAAATGGGTGGTATGTAAGCAACTTTAGAAATGCCGTGTGATTTCTCATTAAGCTGAATAAAAATACAAGGATTTAAAAAGCTGCTGGGTTGTTCAATGTCAGAAGTGGCTATGCACTTGCAGGGCAGAAAGCAGGTCCCTCCTCCAAGACCGTCATGTTTGCCAACACTATCTGTCCCCACTTAGGTGGCTCTCACCTGGGATTCTGTTTCTCTCACTACTGAAAGCAAAGGGGTTTGCCTAGGACTTAACAAAAAGAGATAGGCAATCAGATAGTGGAGACGATTCAGAGGTAATAAAATGCTAGAAagcttaaaataatttgtatgttGCAAGGGTGGGTTCATGTTAGAGATTTTGAACCATATACGTATTATCAAACATAGTAATTAGAATAttgaaaaaggaggaaatatcacaaggagagggagaaaacGTTTCTCTGGGACACAAGAAAAAGGGAAACCAATATGGTAGATAAGATCTCTACTCAGCTTAGAACTAGtcctcttgttctcttcccaTGTGTGGAGTGCACTTCCCCACACCTTCACTTTGAGTTTAGCAGGTTTGCTTTGGTCACTGCAATGTTAATGGGGCTGGCATGAACAAAGCTTGAAGAGCCTTCGTGCAATGGGCTTGTGCTCTAGTGCCTCTGACATCCCACGAGTGAAAGAGATCTCCATTTGCCCCCTTTTCTAAATAGGATGGGTACAGATGGAGCAAAACTACCCTGCTGGGCCCCACCTGGATCAGCTGACTCCTGGGGAACCCAGAGAGGCATGAGTGAAATCTATGCTTGTTGCCACAGGCCTTTGATGTTCTGTAGTTGTTTGTTATCCAGAATTTTTGTagcaaaagctaactgatacTAATATTAACAGCTTATATTTACTAAGATCTCTTCTAAgttgaatgaaaaatatattagaCGTTCCCTTTTAATATAATCTCTATTTCAATCTAGAAACAGGCTGAGTCCACACCAGGTTGGTAAACTGGTAGCCTGCTAATGCATTTCATTTGACTTGCACGTTGCTGGCAcacaaatgttaaaatgtatacacacatacaattgTCAATATTTAAGAAACACAGAGATTTCACATAAGACCAAATTTCCAGATTCTCTTGAAACATAAGATTGGCAGCTTTGGCAGGATCTCCATTTGGGGGTGGGGTGACAAAACACTGGCTCTCTTGAGAGATGGTCCTGCATCCTGCAGCTTGTCACCCTTCCTAACGCCCTCCAGCACTGAAGGCATCAAATGCCACTCACACAACGGCTGGCCTGTtgcctcctttttaaaatatttaagaaaaaagtaaatattccattttttaaaaatgaaatcctaatttatcaaatattattttcttaaaactccTCAAGCCATGACACAAATAGGTAAGATATGTTAATTTTTGACATGACCCTTTCTGCAGTTTAACTCCCCAGGACTAAAGTTGTCAGCTGTTGAACCCTCACGTTCGTGTATTTAAAGATTAGATTGCAAAGAATGACTGGAGTCCCGGTCATTTTTGCCAGATTCTTCATGAATTCTgaattaatttcttcttctcggtgcaaatttaaaaagtattccaGCTGAAGCAGTTAAGTTATTTTTGATGTCATGCAGGTACCTGAATTTTTAATTACAGAAGTAAGGAAAGCTTCTGGTCAGTTTTGGGGAAGGGTTTTTTcctattatctttaaaaatgggcAGAACAGTCCATGTGCACCAGAGCACACGCCACCTGGAAAGCGCTCCGTTCCCACCTCGTTACCTGGGAAACACGTGGTCAGGTGTTCCATCAGTGCTTCTTGCGTGACAGGTTTTCTTGCCGAGTTCATTGCTGAGATGGCCAAGCAGAGGATTTCCCCGAGTGGAATAAACTGAGACTGACTGATGGGAGACATACTGATTGGTGATACATCACCTGCGGAAAGACAGTGTTCAAGTGAGCTGTTCATTAAAAGCGCCGGTCGTCTGTCAGACACGCACCTTCACCCGTCCACACCCCTCCCACCTTCACGCGCCCACCCAGCCCTGGTCCGATGAACACAGTCAGCTCCGCACACAGAACTGCTTGCCACTTCCACCCTGAACACAGAAGCCACAGCCAGTTCCACTCAGGTGGAAAGACTTCCGCACGCCGTGGAAGCTCCTACTGCCTcgaaatacaaataaaacctcCCTTTAACGTCTGAGATCTCATTTCAATAGTCCTAGTACTGAAAGTCTTGCAACAACAGGCTTTTATTTCCGTTTTTATTAACTTGGAGCTGATTTATTTAATAACTGCCATTCATATCCCGACAAATTGCATTAGTGTAACTTGATGATTCATTCTTTCAAACACTGAACGCCTTTACGTCTGCTGGGGGCACAGGAGCTGCAGAGAGTGAGTGCGTGCCTCTCCCCAAACACCTCTGCCCTCAGTTTCTATTTAAGTGGAGGAGACAGACAAGTAGATCAAAGTTCCCAACGTTGTGTGGCAGGCGCACAAGAGAACAGAACAACACCTGGGCGCTGAGAGAGGGAGGATAACGGCACGGGGAGGTGAGGGTGGGGCTCAGAAGCAGGAAGTTCCAAGGTTCCACCAAGGAGGTGTAATCTGAACCCAGTGCTCAAGAGTAGGTGTGTCCCTGCGGGGCTGGGACCTAGAAGCAGATGTTCTTTGGGGCACAGAAGAGAAGGGGGACAGGTAGGTAGGGACGACCATGAACAAAGAGCTGAGTGTCCAAGCTCTGCATTCTGTGAGGGGTGGTGAGCCGTGGAACGCCAAAGGCAGGTGTGGATTTCAGAAAGATGACTGTGGTGGTCGTGGGGATGATGGCCTGGGAGGGGTGGGAGAAGGCAGATTACAATTCCCTCAGAGATTGTGGCCTGCTGCACACTAAAAGGGCccatggaggcaggagaggctgAAGACCCCGCATCGGAGGAGTGACGGACGGTGACTCTTGAGATGTCAACCTACAATGCAAATATCTGTCTTCATTTCTCATCTTTATGCCACAGTGCAGTGATTTTCCAGTGATGCTCCAAGGATGCCTAGAATTTCCTGGAATATTGCTGGTACAGAGGTGCCCCCAGCAGAAGCAGAGGCTGGGACAGCAGGAAAGTCAGCTTCTGTCACCTGAGTGCCACCTGTTTTATACCTGGGGTTCTCCAAGGTTGCACTTGAAAAGATGTCCTACACAGAGAGGATGCAAATTATCAACACAGTAGAACACAGAAGGGCTCACGGGGTCTGTTAAGTTTCTAATCTGATTTCCTAAATGTACGCACATAATCTCTCTTTTGTTTCTGAAGCATGTAATAAGCTACCATGGCTGACCaaaactgagactcaggtggGCCTGTGGCATTAAGTAACACCCTCCCCGACAAGGTGTCTGGCTGCTCTGGCGTGGACCAGCCTCCTCACTGTCAGGTACTTAAAGCCGTGCCCAGCCATAGTCCCCAGTTTGCAGGAGGAATGCAGAGTCCCTGCTGCTCTGATGGGCTAGACAAGAAATGGTTTGCTAGACGAAATTGGGCAGCTGGGCCTGGGATGAAGATCAGCGTGTGTGGGGAGAGTCCAGCAGGTGCCTCGGACAAAGCAGCAGGACTCCAGCGCCCAAGGCCCGGGCCTCACCCCCTTCCCAAACCCAGCGCAGTTCAATGCCCCTCTTTCCCTGGACCACATGGGGCTCCCATCAGCTCTACTGTAGCTCCACTCTCTGCAAGATGGATATGAGAAGGATAAGACATTGTCCCAGTGGCCAGAGGGAGACAGGAGCACCCACAtccagaaaaggaggaagagagaaaaatcagcaGAAGCCAGGAAATGACCTAGCTCAGAAGCCACACATTTCTGGGGCCTATGGGTCATAGGCATCAAAAAGAGACGCCCTCAGAAAAATTCTTATAATATTTTGTGGGGCAGGAGCAGGCAAGAGTGAGCGTGAACTTGGGCCCATTATGGGGGATGTGAATTTCACTTATTGGCTGGTGAACCTCAATTCATATCGGTGACTCAAAAGTGACAGAATGATGTGGGCTAGGACCACCTCAGTGGGCAAGTTTGCAACTGCCTAGAACAATGTATttaaatcttaaagaaaagacttgtcatatcctttttttcccccaaaaaaagctgtttttgtttgtttgttttgttttgttttgagacagggtctggctctgtggctcaggctggagtgaaatggcacaatcatagctcactgcaaccttgaactcaagagatcctcccacctcagccttccaaatagctaggactacagtctgGCCACCTcttaaagagctgggattacaggtgtgagccaccatgcccagcccaaacaAAGTCTTATTCTAAAACCTAATGTgggttgggtgtgatggctcacacctataatcccaacatttctAGCAGTCAAGGTGGGctgattgtttgagcccaggagtttgagaccagcctgggcaacatgacgagaccccatctctacaaaaactacaaa
This portion of the Rhinopithecus roxellana isolate Shanxi Qingling chromosome 2, ASM756505v1, whole genome shotgun sequence genome encodes:
- the STOX2 gene encoding storkhead-box protein 2 isoform X5 gives rise to the protein MEPVQKGSGDVSPISMSPISQSQFIPLGEILCLAISAMNSARKPVTQEALMEHLTTCFPGVPTPSQEILRHTLNTLVRERKIYPTPDGYFIVTPQTYFITPSLIRTNSKWYHLDERIPDRSQCTSPQPGTITPSASGCVRERTLPRNHCDSCHCCREDVHSTHAPTLQRKSAKDCKDPYCPPSLCQVPPTEKSKSTVNFSYKTETLSKPKDSEKQSKKFGLKLFRLSFKKDKSKQLANFSAQFPPEEWPLRDEDTPATIPREVEMEIIRRINPDLTVENVMRHTALMKKLEEEKAQRSKAGSSAHHSGRSKKSRTHRKSHGKSRSHSKTRVSKGDPSDGSHLDIPGEREYDFCDPLSRVPREGCFIIEHKGDNFIMHSNTNVLESHFPMTPEWDVSGELAKRRTEMPFPEPSRGSSHSKVHRSHSHTQDRRSRNERSNKAKERSRSMDNSKGPLGASSLGTPEDLAEGCSQDDQTPSQSYIDDSTLRPAQTVGHQRAHISSTSYKEVCIPEIVSGSKEPSSACSLLEPGKPPESLPSYGELNSCPTKTATDDYFQCNTSSETVLTAPSPLGKNKEDHDTLTLVEGVKKLSSSDRQVPHSSREPVGHKEESPKGPGGGPAASGGVAEGIANGRLVQHHGAEPSSLDKRKEIFSKDTLFKPLHSTLSVNSYHKSSLSLLKSHPKTPTDTLPGRCEKLEPSLGTSVAQATPASQRQQESGGNQETSFDYYNVSDDDSEEGANKNTEEEKNREDVGTMQWLLEREKERDLQRKFEKNLTLLAPKETDSSSNQRATHSARLDSMDSSSITVDSGFNSPRTRESLASNTSSIVESNRRQNPALSPAHGGAGPAFNFRASTDPPTNEAEKLQKPSNCLQASVTSV